The following proteins come from a genomic window of Deltaproteobacteria bacterium:
- a CDS encoding GAK system CofD-like protein yields the protein MTKTPIRVTRAITVPDPIRVARAQRGPDLGPRILFFTGGTALRETSQALVGYTHNSTHLVTPFDSGGSSAVLRQYFGMPAVGDMRSRLMALADRSLHGFPEIYDLFAHRLPKTASPEQLQTELQALVGGSHPLIARVLDPMRKIIRHHLQLFEKSITADFDLRGASIGNLILTAGYLENRRHIDPIVYIYSKLVQVRGQVRLVINADLQLRAVLENGAEIVGQHLITGKETPPLSVPIRELSLTDPARRGSCARPAVRDKIRAAITSSDLICYPIGSFYSSLVANLLPAGIGQAVSQTPCPKVFIPNPGPDPEAIGLDLIGQVRVLLRHLRQDAPDAIAIGDILNFVLLDTNTVYPGPRQLERELATMGIQVIRTPLVDPADGRVQPHLLCQTLVSLAGT from the coding sequence ATGACCAAAACGCCCATTCGCGTCACCCGCGCCATCACCGTGCCCGACCCGATCCGCGTGGCCAGGGCCCAACGCGGTCCGGACCTGGGGCCGCGCATCCTGTTTTTCACCGGCGGCACGGCCCTCAGGGAGACCAGTCAGGCCCTGGTGGGGTACACCCACAATTCCACCCACCTGGTCACGCCCTTTGATTCCGGCGGCAGTTCGGCCGTGCTGCGCCAGTATTTCGGCATGCCGGCCGTGGGCGACATGCGCAGCCGGCTCATGGCCCTGGCCGACCGCTCCCTGCATGGCTTTCCGGAAATTTATGATCTCTTCGCCCACCGCCTGCCCAAAACAGCCAGTCCGGAGCAGCTGCAAACCGAGTTGCAGGCCCTGGTCGGCGGCAGCCATCCGCTTATCGCGCGGGTCTTGGACCCCATGCGCAAGATCATCCGCCACCATCTGCAACTCTTTGAAAAAAGCATCACGGCGGATTTCGACCTGCGCGGGGCCAGCATCGGCAATCTGATCCTGACCGCCGGATATCTGGAAAACCGTCGTCATATCGATCCCATCGTCTACATCTATTCCAAACTGGTCCAGGTCCGGGGACAGGTGCGGCTGGTGATCAACGCGGATTTGCAGCTGCGGGCCGTGCTCGAAAACGGCGCGGAAATCGTCGGCCAGCATCTCATCACCGGCAAGGAAACCCCGCCCCTGTCCGTGCCCATCCGGGAATTGAGCCTGACCGATCCCGCCCGGCGCGGCAGCTGCGCGCGCCCGGCCGTCCGGGACAAAATCCGCGCGGCCATCACGTCCTCGGACCTGATCTGCTATCCCATCGGCAGCTTTTACAGTTCCCTTGTCGCCAATCTGCTCCCGGCCGGAATCGGACAGGCCGTAAGCCAGACACCCTGTCCCAAGGTCTTTATCCCCAACCCTGGGCCGGATCCGGAAGCCATCGGCCTGGATCTGATCGGACAGGTCCGCGTCCTGCTGCGCCACCTGCGCCAGGACGCGCCGGACGCCATCGCCATCGGCGACATCCTAAATTTCGTCCTGCTTGATACCAACACCGTATACCCCGGTCCGCGCCAACTGGAGCGCGAGCTGGCGACCATGGGTATCCAGGTCATCCGCACGCCGCTGGTCGATCCGGCCGACGGTCGCGTCCAACCCCATCTCCTGTGCCAGACCCTCGTTTCCCTGGCCGGGACATAG
- a CDS encoding amphi-Trp domain-containing protein, translating to MSEKKKLVELNETRLTYMAGVLLKDVADALSRREFVFETADGPVTMTLPKEVDLEYQAKQKTKDGETKTSLEIEISWKS from the coding sequence ATGTCCGAAAAAAAGAAACTCGTGGAACTGAACGAAACCCGGCTGACCTACATGGCCGGCGTGTTGCTCAAGGATGTGGCGGACGCCCTTTCGCGGCGGGAATTCGTGTTTGAAACGGCCGATGGCCCGGTGACCATGACCCTGCCCAAGGAAGTGGATCTGGAATACCAGGCCAAGCAGAAAACCAAGGATGGGGAAACCAAGACCTCGCTGGAAATCGAAATCAGCTGGAAATCCTAA
- a CDS encoding radical SAM protein, whose amino-acid sequence MRFFSTCRSLLRGRLPGQAVIQITSRCNARCVQCGMRVDHAGARHSLDVDTVEQILRAAVRLNMQTVSFTGGEPLLDYQRLKAMIRAAKTLGLPYIRTGTNGFVFQRHEEPDFRDRMRRMADELLECGLRNLWISLDSCDPDIHEKNRGLPGVVRGMAKALPCFHQCGLFPSVNLGINRLCGGRIAALSGPFDAQAFRLGFVEAFSRYFSHAEELGFTMANCCYPMSEDDPVYAASSSDPFIRFDAAERVAMFEALREVIPRFRSRLRIFTPLSSLDALIAQARGGAEQAYACRGGVDFFFVDAHRGHAYPCGYRGAEDLGPFWALPELPRDTPSCRRCDWECFRDPSELFGPLGTILASPLAVARKFSSRPGAFTTWLTDLRYYLACGMFDGTKPPRPERLARFSQDFARPADFAATCS is encoded by the coding sequence ATGCGTTTTTTTTCAACCTGTCGTAGCCTGCTCCGAGGCCGTCTGCCCGGACAGGCCGTGATCCAGATCACCTCGCGGTGCAACGCGCGGTGCGTCCAATGCGGCATGCGCGTGGACCACGCCGGCGCGCGGCACAGTCTTGACGTGGACACGGTCGAACAGATTCTGCGGGCCGCCGTCCGACTAAACATGCAGACCGTGTCCTTCACCGGGGGAGAGCCCCTCCTCGATTACCAGCGCCTGAAGGCCATGATCCGGGCGGCCAAGACGCTTGGCCTGCCGTATATCCGGACCGGCACGAACGGGTTTGTCTTTCAGCGTCACGAGGAGCCGGATTTTCGCGACAGGATGCGCCGCATGGCCGATGAACTGCTGGAATGCGGGTTGCGGAATTTGTGGATCAGTCTGGACTCGTGCGATCCCGATATCCACGAAAAAAACCGGGGCCTGCCCGGCGTGGTGCGGGGCATGGCCAAGGCCTTGCCGTGTTTTCACCAGTGCGGCTTGTTTCCCTCGGTCAATCTTGGCATCAATCGGCTGTGCGGCGGACGCATCGCGGCCCTGAGCGGACCGTTTGACGCCCAGGCGTTTCGCCTGGGATTTGTCGAGGCCTTTTCCCGGTACTTTTCCCATGCCGAGGAGCTGGGCTTCACGATGGCCAACTGTTGCTACCCCATGAGCGAGGACGATCCGGTGTACGCGGCGTCGTCCTCGGACCCGTTCATCCGTTTTGACGCGGCCGAGAGAGTGGCCATGTTCGAAGCCCTGCGCGAGGTGATTCCCCGGTTTCGGTCCCGGCTTCGGATTTTCACGCCCTTGTCCTCCCTGGACGCGCTTATCGCCCAGGCCAGGGGCGGCGCCGAGCAGGCCTATGCCTGCCGGGGCGGGGTGGATTTCTTTTTCGTCGATGCCCACCGTGGCCATGCCTACCCGTGTGGCTATCGGGGCGCCGAGGATTTGGGACCGTTTTGGGCCCTGCCGGAATTACCACGGGATACGCCGAGCTGCCGGCGCTGCGACTGGGAATGTTTTCGCGACCCGTCCGAGCTTTTCGGGCCCCTGGGCACGATCTTGGCCAGCCCGTTGGCCGTGGCGCGGAAATTCTCGTCCCGTCCCGGCGCGTTCACGACCTGGCTGACGGACCTGCGCTATTACCTGGCCTGCGGCATGTTCGACGGCACCAAGCCCCCACGTCCCGAACGTCT
- a CDS encoding amphi-Trp domain-containing protein has translation MGKDKVKSKRVLTRDALVAYLESLIGGLRQGTIILDDEEHPLLLRPSDAIETEMEIKRKSDREKVELKLSWIPNRLQPMTVPLSNPEVVFPESELEAKKK, from the coding sequence ATGGGTAAAGACAAAGTCAAATCCAAGCGCGTCCTGACCCGCGACGCCCTGGTCGCGTATCTGGAATCCTTGATCGGCGGCCTGCGACAGGGAACGATCATCCTCGACGACGAGGAGCATCCGCTCTTGCTCCGGCCCTCGGACGCCATTGAAACCGAGATGGAAATCAAGCGGAAAAGCGACCGGGAGAAGGTGGAGCTCAAACTGTCCTGGATTCCGAACCGCCTGCAACCCATGACCGTGCCGCTGTCCAACCCGGAAGTCGTGTTTCCCGAGTCGGAACTCGAAGCAAAAAAAAAATGA
- a CDS encoding HU family DNA-binding protein, protein MARGRARRMAVAPEIKVVLDVVRDALVAGERVVLPGLGTFFVAIRPARAGRNPRTGERIAIPARARIRFKAGAALRARCNDAPRPRAGDADR, encoded by the coding sequence ATGGCGCGCGGTCGTGCCCGGCGCATGGCCGTGGCGCCCGAGATCAAGGTGGTGCTGGACGTGGTCCGGGACGCCCTCGTGGCCGGGGAGCGGGTGGTATTGCCTGGGCTTGGCACGTTTTTCGTGGCGATCCGGCCGGCGCGCGCCGGTCGGAACCCGCGCACCGGGGAGCGCATCGCCATTCCGGCCCGGGCGCGGATCCGTTTCAAGGCGGGAGCGGCTCTGCGCGCGCGGTGCAATGACGCCCCTCGGCCCCGGGCCGGGGACGCAGACCGTTGA